In Anaerobaca lacustris, the sequence GTGGTCAGGCAACTGGCCACGCCTGCGGTGTTCGGGGTCTTTCGGCCGGTCCTGCTCATGCCCCGGGGCTATCTGAGCAAACTGAGCCGACGAGACACCGAGCACATGCTCCTGCATGAGCTGGCGCACATCCGCAGGGGCGATCTGCACGCGCACGGTCTCTACATGCTCTTGCAGGTCCTCTATTGGTACAACCCGCTGCTCTGGCTGGTGCGCCGGCAATTGCATCATCTGCGGGAGCTGTCGTGCGACGCGACCGTCGCCGAGCTGTTGCGCGAGCGGACGAAGGCCTATCGGCAGACGCTTCTGGAGACCGCCCGGCGGTTTCTGGCGACGTCGACCGAGCCCGGCCTCGGGCTGCTCGGTCTGTTTGAAGATGCGAACCGTTTAGTAGTCCGTTTGAACTGGCTGGAAAAGCCAACCTGGAGGTATAGAACCATGAAACGCGTAATCGTACTCGCTGTGGCAGCGCTGATGTTCGCCTGCGTGCTGCCGATGGCGCAGGGCCAGGACAGCACGCCCCCTGTCGCGGAGAACAAGTCGACCAACCAGATCGAGGAAAAGACCCCGTCATCGCAGGAGCTTGCCGACTTGCAGGTAAGATTGGAGAGGCTGGAGGTCGAAAGACAGAAGCTCCAGAAGGATCTCCAGGCCCTGGAGCAGGCCCGCCAGAAGGCAACGGAGGCCCAGGCCCAGAGCGTCGAGGCTGGCAAGGAAGCCGAGAAGGCCAAAGACGCAGTTGCCAAGGTCCGGGCGAAGGCGAAAGAGGCTCGGGCTCAAGCCATGGACGCCTACCAGGGCACGGAGGAATTCCAGCAGTGGGCCATGGAAATGCAGGCCTGGCAGAAGGCTATGGATGAATGGCAGAGCAGTGACGAGTGGAAACAGTGGCAAGAGGACGTGCAGAAATGGGGCCAGGAATACGGCGACGCTTTCGGGAAGGCTTACGGCGGGGCTGAGGGCTCCGCCGGCGTTTTGCCGGACCGACCCGTGCCACCGATGCCCGCCATGCCTGCGATGCCGGCTCCCCCGGCGCAACCGGCGCCGCATCCGGCGCCGATGCCCGTGTCGCAGATCCATGTATCGGCTCTGCCGAAAATCCACACGCCTGACGTGCCTCACGTGAACGCCGACATACAGCGCGACGACGGCAAGGCCAAAGCCACCGAGACGATGAGTTTCACGTCGCCTCTGGTCGATGGCGGGCTGCTGATCGTGAAGAATCGTGTCGGCGCCGTCAGCGTCCACGGTGGCGAGACAGACGAGTGTCGTGTCGACGTCAGAGTCACGGCCAAAGCGGGAACCGAGGAAGAAGCCCGTGCGAAGGCCGAGGTGGTCAAGATGAAGATGGACACCAGCGAGCGCCGGTTCTCCATCGAGCCCGTCAAGCCGGACAATGAAAACTGGAGTGGTCTTGACGTGACCTTTGAAATCACCGTGCCCCGCCGGACGAACCTGGAAATCACTGCCGACGTCGGAGCGGTACAGCTTCGCGACGTGCAAGGCCAGATCAAGGTCAAGGCGAACGTCGGCGGAATCAAGACCGAGAACGTGCGTGGCGACATCGAACTGGAGACCAACGTCGGCGATGTCGATTTCATCGCTCCGGCCGATCTGTCCACCAGGCTTGCCGCAACGACAAACGTCGGCTCGATCAAGAGCGATCTGCCGATCGAGGTTCGCAGCATCGGCAACCCCGGCTCGGGCGGCGTCAACCTGTCGCTGGGCAAGACCGCCGTCGGCACGCTGGGCGCCGGCGAAGGGACCGTGAAGCTCAAGTCCAACGTCGGCTCGATCTCCGTCCGATCCAAGGCCTCCGCCGACAAGCCCGCCAAGGTCAGGACGAGCGCCTCGTCTCAGGCAACTCTGACCGGCGACGGCTCGGTGAAAGTCAACAGGCGTTGACGCCCTTTGTAGGGGCGAATGATTGTTGGCCCCTACGGGCACGCTACGAACCAAACTCCTGCATGATTCCAGGGGAACGTGCATCCCTCCCACCAGGCCGGGTCCACACACCCCGGCCTTTTTCCATGCGCCCTATCTGAGCCTTCACTTTTCCGGAAAAATCTTCACCTGTGGAATACGAAGACCGGGGCACCAGATGTTATATAGGGGACGATCGATTGTCTTGTGAGGCCGGCTGGTTCATGCTTGAGGACAAGTTGCTCATTCTGAGGTTCAACCGGGGCCAGAAAGATGCTCTGCACCGGCTCTACGACAAGTACAAAGACGATTTGGTGACTCTGGCGGCCGCGTTGCTGTTGGATGGGAGTGTGGCTGAAGACGTGGTCCACGATGTGTTTCTCGCTTTCATCGGCTCGACCGGCCGGTTCCGGCTGACGGGCAGTCTGAAGGGCTATCTCCTGACGTGCGTGGCCAACCGCGCCCGAAACCATAACAAAGCCGCGCGACGACGTGTGGCACGGGCCCTGGAAGATGTGCCCGAAGCCGGTTCCGAGGCGATGGGGCCGGACCGAGCGGCGATCTTCGGCGAGCAGTTCGACCTTCTGAGCGCGGCGCTGGAACAACTGCCTTACGAGCAGCGGGAGGTATTGCTTCTGCGTTCGCAGGGCCAGATGCGGTTCGCGGCCATTGCCAGGGCTCAAGGCGTCTCCGTCAACACCGTGCAAGGCCGGTACCGGTATGCGATCAAGAAGTTGCAGTCCCTGCTCGATAGTGAGGCAGACCAATGACATCAGAACGAGACATCAATGAGTCGCTGAAACACCTGCATGTCAGGGCCAGTGGCCATCTGGACCGGCGCGTCCATGGCGATATCGACAAGGCCCTGACCGACCAGAGAACAACCACAACTCCAATGACTGGGAGAAGAATCATGATCGGTTCATTGACAAAAACAGCGGCGGCAGCGGCGATCGTTCTCGCCGCATTGATCGGCCTGAACGTGATCGAAACGCCCCGGAGCGGCAGCGTTGCCTGGGCGCAGATCGCGGATTGCATCAAAGACATCGACACCTTCATCTTCAGCTTGACAATTCGCGTCGCGGAGAATGGCAGTACCGACTCCGCTGAACGAACAGAGGCCCAATGGGTCTTCTATCTGTCCGGGCAATATGGCTTCCGCATGGACATTGTAGCCGACGGCAACGTTGTCTCGTGGTACGCCGGACCCGAAGGGGACATGCTGACGACGGTGATCCCGGCCGAGAAGACGTGGTTCAAATCGCCCATCCCCGAGAGCGAACGCGGCAAGATGCCCGAGGAATACAAGGACCCTGCTGATTATGTTCGGCGTTTCGTGGCCAGGCCGCACAAGGAGCTGGGCCGTTCGGTCATCGATGGTGTCGAAGTGGAAGGCATTGAAGTGACCGACCCGCCCACGGACGGCGAATCCCTGGAGAACGCCATCGGACGCATGTGGGTGGATGTCGAAACGGGACTGCCCGTCCGCATCGAAATCGAAGGCAGCGCCGATGGTCAAAGCGTCCAATGGCTCATGGATTTCAAGTGGGCCGAGGCCGTCAACGCCTCGGTCTTCGAGCCCAACATCCCAGCGGATTACACCACACCCATCCGGTGAGATTGCCAGCCGACTCCGACCAGGGCCGGGCCTCCGAGCTCGGCCCTGGCCATGCGCCGGTAAAACGTGCTTGTACCGGATGAGACCGCGGGATTAGAATCGCCTCAGCAAATCCATCCGAACGGAGAAAGGAGTCGTGGCATGCGAAGGAAGAATCCAGCTCAAGCGATCCGCCTGTCCATTCTGTTATCTCTTCTCGGAGCGTATATTGCTCCTGCCGTATCACACGCGCTGGAGTATGCCATCGGCGCGGACCTTTCGTTTCTCAAGCAGGCGGAGGGTCGGGGAACGGTGTTCAAGGACGAAGGGCAGGCCAGGCCGGGACTACAGATCTTCAAGGACCACGGCTACAACTGGATTCGCCTGAGGCTCTTCCACACGCCGCAGCGCCTGCCGAACGACCTGGCGTACACGATCGCGCTGGCACAGGACGCCAGGAAGCTGGGCTACAAGTTTCTGCTGAACTACCACTATTCCGACACCTGGGCCGATCCGGGCAAGCAGTTCATCCCCAAGGCGTGGGAGGGCAAATCGCACGCCGAATTGGTCCGGGCGGTGTTCGAGTACACGCGCGATACGATCGCCGCCTTTCGCGACGCCAACGCGCTGCCGGAGATGGTCCAGATCGGCAACGAGATCACTCCCGGCATGCTCTGGCCCGACGGCAAGCTGCCTGAGAACTGGGACAACTTCGCCGGACTGCTCAAGGCGGGCATCGACGGCGTCGAGGCCGGGCGCGGAGACGGCCCGCGACCGCTCATCATGATCCACATCGATCGCGGCGGCGACGCCAGGACGA encodes:
- a CDS encoding M56 family metallopeptidase; the encoded protein is MIEYVNAIARLWWDWTAAMFWQVSLLVVLIACIDRLARRWAWPHLRYALWSLILIKLILPPTLSLPSGAVPQLAPVVGQAVRWKGSEKSAGAESPILRALHENAAAVAVMEPVPPARAGFVMVESRGSVEGKGLQDGAVFYTKSHPQASLEAATPPPSNPQFSWQFYAMATWLAGTLLLGTWLLLRLHSLVGRHTDRAAETSLPQSFYSHLAGCAERLGLRHVPRVIVVRQLATPAVFGVFRPVLLMPRGYLSKLSRRDTEHMLLHELAHIRRGDLHAHGLYMLLQVLYWYNPLLWLVRRQLHHLRELSCDATVAELLRERTKAYRQTLLETARRFLATSTEPGLGLLGLFEDANRLVVRLNWLEKPTWRYRTMKRVIVLAVAALMFACVLPMAQGQDSTPPVAENKSTNQIEEKTPSSQELADLQVRLERLEVERQKLQKDLQALEQARQKATEAQAQSVEAGKEAEKAKDAVAKVRAKAKEARAQAMDAYQGTEEFQQWAMEMQAWQKAMDEWQSSDEWKQWQEDVQKWGQEYGDAFGKAYGGAEGSAGVLPDRPVPPMPAMPAMPAPPAQPAPHPAPMPVSQIHVSALPKIHTPDVPHVNADIQRDDGKAKATETMSFTSPLVDGGLLIVKNRVGAVSVHGGETDECRVDVRVTAKAGTEEEARAKAEVVKMKMDTSERRFSIEPVKPDNENWSGLDVTFEITVPRRTNLEITADVGAVQLRDVQGQIKVKANVGGIKTENVRGDIELETNVGDVDFIAPADLSTRLAATTNVGSIKSDLPIEVRSIGNPGSGGVNLSLGKTAVGTLGAGEGTVKLKSNVGSISVRSKASADKPAKVRTSASSQATLTGDGSVKVNRR
- a CDS encoding RNA polymerase sigma factor translates to MSCEAGWFMLEDKLLILRFNRGQKDALHRLYDKYKDDLVTLAAALLLDGSVAEDVVHDVFLAFIGSTGRFRLTGSLKGYLLTCVANRARNHNKAARRRVARALEDVPEAGSEAMGPDRAAIFGEQFDLLSAALEQLPYEQREVLLLRSQGQMRFAAIARAQGVSVNTVQGRYRYAIKKLQSLLDSEADQ
- a CDS encoding glycoside hydrolase family 53 protein; protein product: MRRKNPAQAIRLSILLSLLGAYIAPAVSHALEYAIGADLSFLKQAEGRGTVFKDEGQARPGLQIFKDHGYNWIRLRLFHTPQRLPNDLAYTIALAQDARKLGYKFLLNYHYSDTWADPGKQFIPKAWEGKSHAELVRAVFEYTRDTIAAFRDANALPEMVQIGNEITPGMLWPDGKLPENWDNFAGLLKAGIDGVEAGRGDGPRPLIMIHIDRGGDARTTKNFFDKLHSYDVPYDVIGQSYYPWWHGSLLDLRENLIFMAETYHKDIILVEVAYNWRPAEYRDKPAPFPETPEGQRQFLEEVHRIVLNTPHNRGRGVFWWEPAVTGPLRRRGMFDDDGNALPVIGVFDKYTRH